One genomic region from Methanobrevibacter olleyae encodes:
- a CDS encoding magnesium transporter → MKNLLKMIRQFGDSSVTLVVNFILFLFNGIKFIVSLPARLVSNIREFLADTDSVLKESLIALSICAVGDLSAGIILGNMDFFLKTYPGLMVIIPGAIGMRGNIFGSFGSRLSTHLHIGTLSPEFKRSDILDENITASLILTMVLSVLLAVIAKVICIIFKFPSISVYDFVLISFIAGLASTIIMLPITMFISLKSFEGGWDPDNVTTPFIAAVGDFFTLPAIILSVLIVNFLGFNPIVKIVLFIVVILITLVSLVSAYTSDNEVRNIVRQSTPVLFLCSILGTVAGGILNNSLSTLLKNQTLLTLVPLFSGESGGLVSILGARLSSGLHSGLIDPVLRPKKHTMENFIAIITLSIVMYPLIGFLAESSTLAFHNIGVGYLNSLLISFIAGLILILIMLLVVFYISTISYRRGLDPDNIVIPLSTSLTDSISTLILILVSLGLLAVI, encoded by the coding sequence TTGAAAAATCTATTGAAGATGATACGTCAATTTGGGGACTCTTCCGTCACATTAGTTGTTAATTTTATTCTATTTTTATTCAATGGTATAAAATTCATAGTTTCACTACCTGCACGCTTAGTAAGCAATATTAGAGAGTTTTTAGCTGACACTGATTCTGTTTTAAAAGAAAGTTTAATAGCTCTTTCTATATGTGCTGTTGGTGATTTATCTGCAGGTATTATTTTAGGAAATATGGATTTCTTTTTAAAAACCTATCCTGGCCTTATGGTAATTATTCCAGGGGCTATTGGCATGAGAGGTAATATTTTTGGATCTTTTGGCTCAAGGTTAAGTACTCACCTTCACATTGGTACTTTATCTCCTGAATTTAAAAGATCAGATATTTTAGATGAAAATATTACTGCTTCTTTAATTTTAACAATGGTACTTTCTGTTTTACTTGCAGTTATTGCTAAAGTAATTTGTATAATATTTAAGTTCCCTAGTATTAGTGTTTATGACTTTGTCTTAATTTCATTTATAGCAGGTTTAGCATCAACAATTATCATGCTTCCAATTACTATGTTTATTTCTCTTAAGAGCTTTGAAGGTGGTTGGGATCCAGACAATGTTACAACACCATTTATTGCAGCAGTTGGAGACTTTTTTACATTACCTGCAATTATCTTAAGTGTTTTAATTGTAAACTTCCTTGGCTTTAATCCGATTGTTAAGATTGTTTTATTTATTGTAGTGATTTTAATAACTCTAGTCTCTTTAGTTTCAGCTTATACTTCTGATAATGAAGTTAGAAATATTGTAAGGCAATCTACTCCAGTACTCTTCTTATGTTCTATTTTAGGAACAGTTGCAGGTGGAATATTAAATAATTCACTTAGCACTTTACTTAAAAATCAAACATTATTAACCTTAGTTCCATTGTTCTCTGGTGAAAGTGGTGGCTTAGTAAGTATCTTAGGTGCAAGATTATCCTCTGGTCTTCATTCTGGTTTAATAGATCCTGTACTTAGACCTAAAAAACATACTATGGAAAATTTTATAGCTATTATTACTTTATCAATTGTAATGTATCCTTTAATTGGGTTTTTAGCTGAATCTTCTACTTTAGCTTTCCATAATATTGGTGTCGGATACCTTAATTCTCTATTGATAAGCTTTATAGCAGGTTTGATTTTAATTTTAATAATGTTACTTGTAGTATTTTATATATCTACAATTTCATATAGAAGAGGGCTTGACCCAGATAATATTGTTATTCCATTATCTACAAGTCTAACAGATTCCATATCTACTTTAATACTGATTTTAGTATCATTAGGTCTGTTGGCTGTGATTTGA
- a CDS encoding phage holin family protein has product MTNTIREDIKQIIKFSIYLILEVSIFFLITKTIGGIRIPNFETAFIIIILLSLVNAILWPILSYFSLRFIVLTLGFGTFLIDGMLLYIISLFIPNVYIEGISLFSIPLLIGLISSLVSLILNIDDDASYYHIILEKEMKVIHSKSAGKEGFIFLEIDGLSYSTLKKALDNEDMPTLSRWLEETHKLTEWETDLSSQTSSSQAGILHGNNNNIPAFRWVEKSNNNRIISSNGIDNSKLIEKRISNGKGLLSNNGASRSNLFSGDAKDHILTFSKFYNSSSIKSNSWYYLYSKPYVITRILILFIFDIIMELLSRIRHLFKNIQPRIKWRGLAYYIARAGSNVFMREATTFTIIGDIFAGQYNVIYATYMGYDEIAHHSGVEDYDAFYALRQIDKQFKRLEKAIEKSNRDYKIIVLSDHGQSKGFTFKEKFGISLNDLVKDLLPKNISIHSILHSNDDHFREKYSLKPYVEENIEKIDKRITNRIDNTKEKIDNTIDNTFERIDNNIDINFSNSWDRIVDLKNKAKDSEYFEKLRSENGFLNSDEPFSVRLNNISNELNLNIKFSNKTTVSDDIAQTIVLSSGNLGLIYFTDWSSRMTYEQIEDAFPRLLNGLAHHEGIGFIMVKSDIYDTIVLSNDDVFYLDREEYYGNHFLDKFGKNIIKKLKRTDKFGHVPDILVNSEYDMDNDEVYAFEELIGSHGGAGGNQQYPFILYPNSWNLEEEILGAENVYKFFKREIEKSWDEK; this is encoded by the coding sequence ATGACAAATACAATAAGAGAAGATATAAAGCAAATTATTAAGTTTAGTATTTACTTAATTTTAGAAGTTAGTATTTTCTTTCTCATTACCAAAACTATTGGTGGAATAAGAATACCTAATTTTGAAACTGCCTTTATAATCATAATATTATTATCCTTAGTAAATGCAATATTATGGCCTATTTTAAGCTATTTTTCTCTTAGATTTATTGTATTAACCCTTGGTTTTGGAACCTTTTTAATAGACGGAATGCTATTATACATCATCAGTTTATTTATTCCAAATGTTTATATCGAAGGAATATCATTATTTTCCATTCCACTTCTTATTGGATTAATATCTTCTCTAGTTTCACTTATACTAAACATCGATGATGATGCAAGTTACTATCATATTATTTTAGAAAAAGAAATGAAAGTGATTCATAGTAAATCTGCTGGTAAAGAAGGTTTTATATTTTTAGAAATAGATGGTTTATCTTATTCTACCTTAAAAAAAGCATTAGATAATGAAGATATGCCTACATTATCCAGATGGCTAGAAGAAACCCATAAATTAACAGAATGGGAAACAGATCTTTCAAGTCAAACATCTTCATCACAGGCAGGAATACTTCATGGAAATAACAACAATATTCCAGCATTTCGTTGGGTGGAAAAATCAAATAATAATCGGATAATTTCATCTAATGGAATAGATAACTCTAAGCTAATAGAAAAAAGGATTTCAAATGGAAAAGGCCTACTTTCCAATAATGGAGCAAGTCGAAGCAATTTATTTTCAGGTGATGCAAAAGACCATATATTAACATTTAGTAAATTTTACAATTCCTCAAGTATAAAATCAAATAGTTGGTACTATCTATACTCTAAGCCTTATGTAATTACAAGAATTCTAATATTATTTATATTTGATATTATTATGGAATTATTATCAAGAATTAGACATTTATTTAAAAATATTCAGCCTCGTATTAAATGGAGAGGTTTAGCTTACTATATTGCACGTGCTGGTTCTAATGTATTTATGAGAGAAGCTACAACCTTTACTATAATTGGGGATATTTTTGCAGGACAGTACAATGTAATTTATGCAACATATATGGGTTATGATGAAATAGCTCATCACTCTGGTGTTGAAGATTATGATGCATTTTATGCACTTAGACAAATTGATAAACAATTTAAGCGTTTAGAAAAGGCAATAGAAAAATCTAATAGAGATTATAAAATAATTGTCTTATCAGATCACGGCCAATCTAAAGGATTTACATTTAAAGAAAAATTTGGCATAAGCCTAAATGACTTAGTTAAAGATTTATTACCTAAAAATATTTCAATACATAGTATTTTACACTCTAATGATGACCATTTTAGAGAAAAATATTCCCTAAAACCATATGTTGAAGAAAACATTGAAAAGATAGATAAAAGGATTACTAATAGAATAGATAACACAAAAGAAAAAATAGACAATACTATAGATAACACATTTGAAAGAATAGACAATAATATAGATATTAACTTTTCTAATTCATGGGATAGAATTGTTGATTTAAAAAATAAGGCTAAAGATTCAGAATATTTTGAAAAATTAAGAAGTGAAAATGGATTTTTAAATAGTGATGAGCCATTTTCAGTGAGATTAAATAATATTTCAAATGAATTAAATCTAAATATTAAATTTTCAAATAAAACTACAGTTAGTGATGATATTGCACAAACAATAGTACTTTCATCAGGAAATTTAGGATTGATTTATTTTACAGATTGGTCTAGTAGAATGACATATGAACAGATAGAAGATGCATTTCCTAGACTCTTAAATGGATTAGCCCATCATGAAGGAATAGGTTTCATCATGGTAAAATCTGATATATATGATACAATAGTTTTATCAAATGATGATGTCTTTTACTTAGATAGAGAAGAATATTATGGAAATCATTTTCTTGATAAATTTGGAAAAAATATAATTAAAAAACTTAAAAGAACAGATAAATTTGGACATGTTCCAGATATTTTAGTAAATAGTGAATATGATATGGATAATGATGAAGTATATGCTTTTGAGGAATTGATTGGAAGCCATGGAGGAGCTGGGGGTAATCAACAATACCCATTTATCTTATATCCTAATAGCTGGAATTTAGAAGAAGAGATATTAGGGGCTGAAAATGTCTATAAATTCTTTAAAAGAGAAATAGAAAAGTCATGGGATGAAAAATAA